Proteins from a single region of Schistocerca gregaria isolate iqSchGreg1 chromosome 3, iqSchGreg1.2, whole genome shotgun sequence:
- the LOC126355227 gene encoding longitudinals lacking protein, isoforms H/M/V isoform X19, protein MGSEQQFCLRWNNHQSTLVAVFDTLLESGTLVDCTLAAEGQYLKAHKVVLSACSPYFELLLSQHYEKHPIVILKDVKFQELKAMMDYMYRGEVNISQDQLGALLKAAESLQIKGLSDSGGGGTEREVEPKRRKESVPPPPTPARTPPILQHSSSGLTIEHRRTAQPSQVPQVIDLPEDAPPPMPLQKMATTREGSISPVSRKRKKHRRRSSCDENSLGAPGVLPSTDNHETSSSCELPPQSQVPPAPSIPATITPVTSTPIPKPSLDTQLSHTAEEKNSDSEIMSKPLASVQGAVASPQTMPIEPEPVVHKVEPQTEPLLEPKSEYLEEVNDDSVEDLTLDDDMDDMDQPRAGPSHGGEGSSSQGTGFAPWHVTATDRSTDEVFMAAQEAVGAHRDSQDSERLWSSYYEGWTCPPSPQKFGEIVSVVLSVWGLF, encoded by the exons ATGGGATCAGAACAGCAGTTTTGTTTGAGGTGGAATAATCATCAAAGCACTTTGGTTGCTGTTTTTGATACTTTACTGGAGAGTGGAACTTTGGTTGACTGCACTTTGGCAGCTGAAGGCCAATACTTGAAAGCGCATAAAGTAGTTCTTTCTGCGTGTAGTCCTTACTTTGAG CTCCTGCTGAGTCAGCATTATGAGAAACACCCGATCGTAATTCTTAAAGATGTGAAATTCCAAGAATTGAAAGCTATGATGGATTATATGTATCGGGGTGAAGTGAATATTTCTCAAGATCAATTAGGAGCTTTATTGAAAGCCGCCGAATCCCTGCAGATAAAGGGTTTATCGGATAGCGGTGGCGGAGGTACAGAGAGGGAAGTGGAACCTAAAAGGAGAAAAGAATCGGTTCCACCTCCTCCCACACCAGCAAGAactccacctattctacagcattcGTCGTCGGGTCTCACCATCGAGCATCGACGAACGGCGCAGCCATCTCAAGTTCCGCAAGTTATTGATTTACCCGAGGATGCCCCACCGCCGATGCCGTTGCAGAAGATGGCCACGACGAGGGAGGGAAGCATTTCGCCCGTCTCACGTAAACGGAAGAAGCATAGACGCCGATCAAGTTGTGATGAGAACAGTTTAGGGGCACCTGGTGTTTTACCATCAACTGACAATCACGAAACAAGTAGCTCGTGTGAACTTCCACCCCAATCGCAGGTACCTCCTGCTCCAAGTATACCCGCCACTATAACGCCGGTTACGTCAACGCCAATACCCAAACCGTCGTTAGATACCCAGTTAAGTCATACAGCTGAGGAGAAAAACAGTGACTCTGAGATTATGAGCAAACCTTTGGCCTCAGTGCAAGGTGCTGTAGCCTCCCCACAGACAATGCCAATTGAACCTGAACCTGTTGTGCATAAAGTAGAGCCACAGACTGAACCTCTATTAGAACCAAAGTCAGAGTACCTGGAGGAAGTGAACGATGACAGTGTGGAGGACTTGACTTTAGATGATGACATGGACGATATGGATCAGCCTAGAGCGGGTCCTTCGCATGGTGGGGAGGGTTCCAGCAGTCAAGGAACAG GCTTTGCACCGTGGCATGTAACTGCAACTGACAGATCGACGGATGAAGTCTTCATGGCTGCGCAGGAAGCGGTTGGTGCTCATAGGGATTCTCAAG